The genomic DNA CGTGCCCATTTGGAAGTGGTGGCCCAGGAATTGACGGATTGGGTTGTTGAGGATGAAGTTATTACACCGATGACTCGCCTTGCTTGGCTTGCACAGGGTCAAAATCGCTGGTCTGAAGCAGAACGGTGGTATGGCCAATGCCTTGACCTCACGGAAACCCGTTTTGGCCTCTCCCATCCCGACACCGCCACCAGTTTGAACAATTTGGCGGAATTGTATCGATCCATGGGCCGCTACGAGGAGGCGTTACCCCTGTTGGAGCGATCGTTGGCAATTGATAAGGGGGTCTATGGTGAGAATCATCCCGAAATTGCCACCGATTTGAACAATTTGGCGCTCTTGTACTATTC from Prochlorothrix hollandica PCC 9006 = CALU 1027 includes the following:
- a CDS encoding tetratricopeptide repeat protein, whose translation is RAHLEVVAQELTDWVVEDEVITPMTRLAWLAQGQNRWSEAERWYGQCLDLTETRFGLSHPDTATSLNNLAELYRSMGRYEEALPLLERSLAIDKGVYGENHPEIATDLNNLALLYYSMGRYEEALPLYRRSLAICEQELGANHPDTATSLNNLAGLYKSMGRYEEAEPYYLQAVSVFAQTLGSEHPNTNTVFNNFATFLQTVITENQTAQLSDHPLTQHLLQALQSSTSETR